The bacterium genome includes a region encoding these proteins:
- a CDS encoding proline dehydrogenase has protein sequence MRRFLLWCAQNPWLSSHVPRWGFARRAVRRFMPGEGFDSALRAAIEFKALGIGSLFTRLGENVRGLEEAAAVVEHYETVLAASAGVAAEISVKPTQLGLDIDAAAALANLQRLARAAERAKSFLWIDMEGSAYTGPTVDLYARLRRDHPRTGICLQAYLYRTAADVARLLPLKPAIRLVKGAYAEPPDRAFAAKRDVDANYLALCSLMLPEVKHDRLRLVLGTHDVELVGRVTRFGDALGLERAQIEVNMLYGIRTSELLRLGSEGYTVKDLIAYGETWYAWYLRRLAERPANVLFVARQLFG, from the coding sequence ATGAGGCGCTTTCTCTTGTGGTGCGCCCAGAACCCATGGCTGTCGTCGCACGTCCCTCGCTGGGGATTCGCGCGCCGAGCGGTCAGGCGCTTCATGCCCGGTGAGGGTTTCGACAGCGCGTTGCGGGCGGCGATCGAGTTCAAGGCCCTGGGGATCGGCTCGCTCTTCACCCGTCTGGGTGAGAACGTGCGCGGCCTGGAGGAGGCGGCGGCGGTGGTCGAGCACTACGAGACCGTCCTCGCCGCCTCCGCCGGCGTCGCGGCCGAGATCTCCGTCAAGCCGACCCAGCTGGGCCTGGACATCGACGCCGCCGCGGCCCTCGCCAACCTGCAGCGGTTGGCGAGAGCGGCCGAGAGGGCGAAGAGCTTCCTGTGGATCGACATGGAGGGGAGCGCCTACACCGGCCCGACCGTCGATCTCTACGCCCGCCTGCGCCGCGACCATCCCCGAACCGGCATCTGCCTGCAGGCCTACCTGTACCGCACCGCGGCGGACGTGGCGAGGCTGCTACCGCTGAAGCCGGCGATCAGGCTCGTCAAGGGGGCATATGCCGAGCCGCCCGACCGGGCGTTTGCGGCCAAGCGCGACGTCGACGCCAACTACCTGGCCCTCTGCTCGCTCATGCTGCCGGAGGTCAAGCACGACCGGTTGCGACTCGTGCTCGGCACGCACGACGTGGAGCTGGTCGGCCGAGTGACGCGGTTCGGCGACGCCCTCGGCCTCGAGCGCGCCCAGATCGAGGTCAACATGCTCTATGGCATCCGCACCAGCGAGCTCTTGCGGCTGGGTTCTGAGGGCTACACGGTCAAAGACCTCATCGCGTACGGCGAGACCTGGTATGCGTGGTACCTGCGCAGGCTCGCGGAGCGACCCGCGAACGTGCTGTTCGTGGCGAGGCAGCTTTTCGGATGA
- a CDS encoding sigma-70 family RNA polymerase sigma factor: protein MGTGPADGVADHELITALAAGSQDALAALYDRYSRLAYGIAMRILGDPGRAEDAVQEAFLNVWNGAGSFDPQRGSLRAWLLTAVRNRSIDYLRGRGAHERRELELQPAMAAAGARSDPWREVSLALERSAVREALANLPSEQRQAVELAYFGGYSQREIAEMTRVPLGTVKGRMRLGLEKLSSYLKGRGLVDV from the coding sequence ATGGGAACCGGGCCCGCCGATGGAGTGGCTGACCACGAGCTCATCACCGCACTGGCGGCGGGGAGCCAGGACGCGCTGGCGGCCCTGTACGACCGGTATTCGCGCCTCGCCTATGGGATCGCGATGCGGATCCTTGGCGACCCGGGCCGGGCCGAGGATGCGGTGCAAGAGGCGTTCTTGAACGTCTGGAACGGTGCCGGGAGCTTCGACCCTCAACGTGGCTCCCTGCGCGCATGGCTGCTCACCGCGGTGCGAAACCGCTCGATCGACTACCTGCGCGGGCGCGGCGCGCACGAGCGCCGGGAGCTGGAGCTGCAGCCGGCCATGGCCGCCGCGGGTGCGCGCTCGGACCCATGGCGTGAGGTTTCCCTGGCGCTCGAGCGCAGCGCCGTTCGTGAGGCGCTCGCCAACCTTCCGTCCGAGCAGCGGCAGGCGGTCGAGCTGGCGTACTTCGGCGGTTACTCCCAGCGCGAGATCGCGGAGATGACGCGGGTGCCGCTCGGCACGGTCAAGGGCCGCATGCGACTGGGGCTCGAGAAGCTGAGCTCGTACCTGAAGGGTAGGGGCCTGGTCGATGTCTGA
- a CDS encoding sodium:proton exchanger encodes MTAPTDLLSSIGICVGAAALLALVGWRLRQPLILAYLLTGVVIGPVGLNFVTNQASIATVAEIGLILLLFIIGLEIDLKKLASAGPAVLLTGALQVPICIALGLGFFAVLGERVTQGNYALLYLAACMSLSSTLVVVKLLYDKFELDTLPGRITLGVLVIQDLWAVAMIAVQPNIENPNLLPLAFSLWKGALLVVGGLALSKYVLPHLFRAVAKAPELVLVSALAWCFFLAGVASFIGLSREMGALIAGISLSTFPYNLDVMAKAVSIRDFFVTLFFVALGMQITVPSLEVVAIALAASGFVIVSRLAVVPILYALRLGHRTSLLPAINLAQVSEFSIVIASLGLARHQIGPDVVTIVIITFAITSVASTYMINASHTVQRTVSRLLKLLRVKDLDAAATAPEKSEARHETVVFLGFFRDASSILHEFEHDGEPGAAAEFLSKVLVVDFNPKVMRELRQRGISCIYGDVAHADTLRHAGIEEARLVVSSITDDILRGTSNLRLLRNIRANCPKARVMLTTEHIPQALQFYEAGADFVYVPRLHSALQIARLLRLGLDEGFDRDRAEEIERLSARREVLA; translated from the coding sequence TTGACAGCGCCGACCGACCTGCTGTCGAGCATCGGGATCTGCGTCGGCGCTGCCGCGCTGCTGGCCCTCGTCGGCTGGCGGCTGCGCCAGCCGCTGATCCTCGCCTATCTCCTGACGGGAGTGGTCATCGGCCCGGTCGGCCTGAACTTCGTCACCAACCAGGCCAGCATCGCCACCGTGGCCGAGATCGGACTGATCTTGCTGCTCTTCATCATCGGCCTGGAGATCGACCTCAAGAAGCTCGCCTCCGCCGGTCCGGCCGTCCTGCTGACGGGCGCCCTGCAGGTCCCGATCTGCATCGCGCTGGGGCTGGGTTTCTTCGCCGTTCTCGGCGAGCGCGTCACGCAGGGGAACTATGCCCTGCTGTACCTGGCGGCGTGCATGAGCCTGTCCAGCACGCTGGTCGTGGTCAAGCTGCTGTACGACAAGTTCGAGCTGGACACGCTGCCCGGCCGGATCACCCTGGGGGTCCTCGTCATCCAGGACCTGTGGGCGGTCGCCATGATCGCCGTGCAGCCGAACATCGAGAACCCCAACCTGCTGCCGCTGGCGTTCTCGTTGTGGAAAGGCGCCCTGCTCGTCGTCGGGGGATTGGCCCTCTCGAAATACGTGCTGCCGCACCTCTTCCGCGCGGTCGCGAAAGCGCCGGAGCTGGTGCTCGTCAGCGCCCTGGCGTGGTGCTTCTTCCTCGCCGGCGTCGCGAGCTTCATCGGCCTGTCGCGTGAGATGGGCGCTCTGATCGCCGGCATCAGCCTCTCGACGTTCCCCTACAACCTCGATGTCATGGCCAAGGCCGTCAGCATCAGGGACTTCTTCGTCACGCTGTTCTTCGTCGCGCTGGGCATGCAGATCACGGTGCCGAGCCTGGAGGTCGTGGCCATCGCCCTGGCCGCCTCCGGCTTCGTGATCGTCAGCCGCCTTGCGGTCGTCCCCATCCTCTACGCCCTGCGCCTCGGTCACAGGACGAGCCTGCTCCCGGCGATCAACCTCGCCCAGGTCAGTGAGTTCTCGATCGTGATCGCATCGCTGGGCCTCGCCCGGCACCAGATCGGCCCCGATGTGGTGACCATCGTGATCATCACGTTCGCCATCACCTCCGTCGCCTCGACCTACATGATCAATGCGAGCCACACCGTGCAGAGGACGGTGAGCCGCTTGTTGAAGCTGCTGCGCGTCAAGGACCTCGACGCGGCCGCCACCGCCCCCGAAAAGAGCGAGGCACGGCACGAGACGGTCGTATTCCTCGGCTTCTTCCGCGATGCAAGCTCGATCCTGCACGAGTTCGAGCACGACGGCGAGCCGGGCGCGGCCGCTGAATTCCTCAGCAAGGTCCTGGTCGTCGACTTCAATCCGAAGGTGATGCGTGAGCTTCGCCAGCGTGGAATCAGCTGCATCTATGGCGATGTGGCCCACGCCGACACCCTGCGCCACGCCGGCATCGAAGAGGCGCGGCTGGTCGTCTCGAGCATCACCGACGACATCCTCCGCGGCACCAGCAACTTGAGGTTGCTGCGCAACATTCGCGCCAACTGTCCGAAGGCGCGGGTCATGCTCACGACCGAGCACATACCGCAGGCCCTGCAGTTCTACGAGGCTGGTGCGGATTTCGTTTACGTCCCGCGGCTGCATTCCGCGCTCCAGATCGCGCGCCTCCTGAGGCTCGGCCTGGACGAAGGCTTCGACCGCGACCGTGCCGAGGAGATCGAGCGCCTGTCGGCCAGGCGCGAGGTCCTCGCCTGA